The nucleotide window AAAAATCATCCTTATATGATACCTTGTGTAACAATAATAAAACTAGGAGAACAAATAAAGAGcggttttttcctttcatagtatttaaaattaaatgtatgTGGTAATATTATTCAGAACAGAAAGTGTACGTAATTTATTCAGCAAGTTGTTCTACACATATAACTAAACATatgagcgaaaaaaaaatttaagcgCATATATCAAAAAACAGGGTACACCTAAATTGTATGAAtctaaatatatgtaaaacataaaatttttgtggCAATGTTTCGAAATTTTgttgctatttttaaaagctttcgtttttttttattagaacAATGACCATTATGCGTACACTTTTATGTTAACAACACctgttctttttctttttcttttttttttttcctaaccatcccttttgtttacatttaattaaaaaaaattaaaatgtcaataattaagcaaaaaatttttttttttcatcttttctCATTACACATGTAACCCATAGTACACCCCAAAACAAATAGTCAAcattgagaaaaaaaaagaaaaaaattggttcAATGAGCACACAAATAGTGTACATGGTTAAGAGAATTTGTTCTAGATCTTGtgtgcaaaagaaaaaaaatatattccaaAAATTTAAGCCCCTACtatatttgtaattataaattttattaaattagaAACTTGCTTGatctttaaatattaatCAACTGCAGATATTTGACTAAATGGAAATCTTTTCGATTTatctatttatatatttatccaTTTAtccatttataaattttagcagcttaaatatacataaaattacCACGTAATTTCACACTTGCTCGCtttgcgcttttttcttGCTCAAACAGTTGTTAATAGAACCGCTGAGGAAACAAAACGTAATAAACTTTTCATAACCTTAGATCTGaaaattgaacaaatttttttacttctcaTAAGCGTACATTTCTTACATAAAATGAGAGCATGTGTATATAAGTGTGTAAAAACAAAGCATTATAAGGTAAACCCAAATGGGTAACGGAAATTTATACCTTTATTATCTACGctttgtttaattttatacGATTTACTGTTGACGCTGAAACATCATAAGTTATTGTGTAATTGTTTATCCCTTAGTTGAATTCTGAAGGAATTAGGCTGTGTGtcgtagtagtagtagtagtagtagtagtagtagtagtagtagtagtagtagtagtagtagcaAATTTGTAAACACCCTTTATGGTAACTTACAACCATTggtcaaattttttttgtcatcgAGCATGTTCCTTTGCCTCTATGGTTTATATTTACTGTtaattatatgcataaagTATTCAGTCAAAATAGGAACACTTCTGCTTTAGGAAATAATATCAAATGAGTtatcaaatttgtttatttagcGTTACAATTCGCACTTTAAACATCATTTTCGAGTTCccatatatgtaataaactTCAAATAAAAGAGTTTATTAAATGTTCATACCCtcgaatatttttattcgtCTTAGaagttcctttttcttcctttagGTACCAAAGAACTTTTTGTTGAATCTTACACTTTTTATATGTTACTCTTATGCAACCTTTTCTTCGCGTTATTTATTTCTCCctcgttttcattttttttttttttttttcacttttttcattcttttattattaattcatTCATTACTAATTCTTGCAGTTTAAACGCTATTTAACGGCATCAGTCCTCTTTACAGCCTCAATTCCGTTTGGCCCTAGCTTTATCCTTAGGACTATTCTACCATTCACAATTCTATTGCATTGAAAATATCACATGTACGTAAATCTACAGAAATGTAATATGCTTTCACTTGCGAAATTTAccttattatttattttttgattcaATTAAACAAACTGAGTTTCGAGTACGTGCAATTTTCATAACTGAGaaccaaaataaaataggcagtttttattttattttaaaaagtgaaactTCGTCCTCGACTTTTTCTCCGTTAATTCTCATATTTTCATGTTAAAGGAATAAAAGCGTGGTTATTTTAACACttcttattaaaatattatacaagCAGGTATAAATCCTCAAAATTTcaataatgcaaaaaagttaaacaaaaaaacgtacaTGAATATacatgaatggaaaaaaaattctataatAGCAATGTGTGCCACTATAATGATAGTTCTACGCGCATCGTATTAAAAATAGGTAAAACCTTTAGTGTAAAATTTATGTGTTcgcactttttttccttttagcAAGCCAATTCAATCGATATATTATGCTCATTCtcaacgaaaaaaaaaaaaaaccttaaCATCGTGTAGAACAAAATTGCacattagcaaaaaaaaaaaaaatataaaagccttaacattttaaaaaaaaccaatTCACCAACTTTGTAACCGTAACAGGTTATGCGAAATATGTGATTTAATCATCTTTTGCGAAGTTGTAAAAGTAGCCTAAGCGTCGACTACTCGTGTGACTAATTAGGGGCATGCTTCTTCTACCACACACAATTATctccacaaaaaaatgaacgcaaAAGTGTTAATATAtcaacatttttgtttcataaATTATTGAACGACAGGTGCCTTTTTCGCTAAAAATGAATTTGAGGGATCCCTAAAAAGGTAATGCATCATTAAACGCATTTAGCAAAAGAAGTTATAGAACACCTTCCAACGGTGAAAGAAAACACATATTATgtattaaatgaataatcgTTCAATCATCGTTTCTCCTGATTTTCAAGGAAACACGAATTTTTTCCTAACGGCAAAACGATATATTGTTATCCTCATAAATACATGTGTGCGtttgaataaaattgaatttgTTGTGGactattttaattttaaaagagtAATTCACCGCACCAATTCATTACGTTTCTTAACATGTGCTAATTATTATGTACCAGGAGGCATATGCCTTCTTTCCTTTAATGGTTGCAAGAAATGCAATACGAGTCATCATACTATTGCCGTTTCTATtcgtttgccatttttacgcattcatctttttttaattaacaaaaatttaaaagaaaaaatctaaTTCAAATGGAaacttaaataaatttaaaaattaactacGCGACGTTGCCAACGATGTAGCAGAAAgagggggacaaaaaaatgtatacaacaaaatgtgataaaaaaaactgcaaaatgtgttatttgaaaaattaatatataaaacaaaattaaaattaaaattaaaaatggaaaagaacaaattagCAGAAAATTACATTTCCCCATTCCGTTACACGaacatatgtgtatgcattatttatttcctttaattgcaattttgtcgtgcataataataacaatttttattttattgttagTGTGAAAAACGCCAAAACTGGTGGTGGGTGcgggtcatttttttttacattatgagtcatttttatatttaaatatagaAAGAAACACCCCCaagcaatttatttttaaattgcaaccaaatattcaaatttatctttcattttaaaacaaaattacaatttaagAATCTCTGACGCCCAATCGcccaaaaatatttttgaaacattttatttgaaaaaaaataaaatataaaaaatataatacatagTATAATTTTGTCtgtattttaaatatttgttcTTCGTCGCTTTAGACAAtactacatatataaaaggtCTATTCAAcaccatatatttttaatccTAAGTTTTTGCGAATTCGTTTGTTCTTTGTACGATGTATATATACCTGTGTATATTTTCTGTCATTTGACATATTTCGTGTACTTTTTTGTAAGATAGTCTTTTAATcacttttcgttttttttggtcTATGTTTGGCGAAATAATCTAACGCAGTGTAATACCACGGACAacataaaagaattatacaCTTTAgttatatacaaaatatagcagtaacatttttattaataaagcAGCTTTTCCGCATCTTTCAagatatatcaaaaaaaaaaaaagaagggaaaaaatgaaagataaTAAGAAGAATCCAAATTTTCTTTTGTCCATAATATCTTCGTTGGGGAATAtaacaaaaggaaagagttcctttaaaaaatcgttcaaagaaaaggaaataaaattaaaaagcaacaaatttgcaacatatatatttttcaagtCTGTTTTTAGTGTATTAGTTCTGACTTTGTATTACCTTCTCCTACAAGTAtgtaactcttttttttaattaatcaGCACGCACCCTTATACACCCACGATATTATCGCTTTTTCATTTACCCTAAACTACACGAATAAGCAAATCTTTGAAAGTaatccttttcctttccttcccttctttatactataatttttatagaaCATCAACACATCTAcaggaaatatatattcaaattcACACTTAAATAATAGGCACTCGAGGATATTATATCAAGAcattccttcatttttaaaaggatcCAAAGTTAATATTGCTTTCGAAGGACAGAAGAAGAATCCATTTTCATTCAAACATGATGATAATAACAGTTCTTCTGGAAATGTGGATAAACAGAATGACgacttaaaaaagaatttttccAACGACAACCAATTGAAAAACAACACGGGAAAGCCAGgagaatataataaaaacgaaatcaTGTTCAGTTGTGCAAATACTGgtaaatgtgaagaaataaCAGAAGAGGAATTGAacgataaattaaataacatAAAGGGGGCGGTTAACACCAAAACGATGCATCTCGTATGGAAATATGTGCATAATCATGAGAGGGTAAATTTTATTCGAATGCAACAAGAAACACAGAATTATTGTAAATTGTTAGCTAAACATTATAACATACCAAAAGAAtttgaaacgaaaaaatgcaaacatgTAGATGATAAAATAACGAATGCACTACTAAAAAAAG belongs to Plasmodium vivax chromosome 6, whole genome shotgun sequence and includes:
- a CDS encoding hypothetical protein (encoded by transcript PVX_110815A), producing the protein MVVSYHKGCLQICYYYYYYYYYYYYYYYYYYYDTQPNSFRIQLRDKQLHNNL
- a CDS encoding Phist protein (Pf-fam-b) (encoded by transcript PVX_110820A) → MKDNKKNPNFLLSIISSLGNITKGKSSFKKSFKEKEIKLKSNKFATYIFFKSVFSVLVLTLYYLLLQNINTSTGNIYSNSHLNNRHSRILYQDIPSFLKGSKVNIAFEGQKKNPFSFKHDDNNSSSGNVDKQNDDLKKNFSNDNQLKNNTGKPGEYNKNEIMFSCANTGKCEEITEEELNDKLNNIKGAVNTKTMHLVWKYVHNHERVNFIRMQQETQNYCKLLAKHYNIPKEFETKKCKHVDDKITNALLKKERFDLKNIKEFAKEDICARWEFLRYINLKRRSWKELRESTKEKWANYINDLFKNYKAKK